The Paenibacillus sp. RC334 nucleotide sequence ACGAATCGGGTAGATCAAACCTTCGAGCAGATCAATCGTATTCAGCAAATGTCAGGAGCCTTCTCGGAAGGTGCGCACAAGATTTATACAGCCGCTCATGAGGAAACAGCTATTATGCAGGAAATTTCGTCTTCTTCCGAGGACTTGAAAGTGCTTACGAACAAGCTCATGATGAAAACTCGTGGAATGCAGCTGTAGAACGTAACGTGTCAGAACATGCAAATGTAACCGCTATATACCGGAAAACGAAGCAAGATGGTTCTCCGGTGTGTAGCGATTATTTTTTTATTTCAAAAAACTCACATTGCTTTCTGGGATGGTAGGCCAGATCACTGACACTGGATTGCACGACTATAGTTTGATCGTCAAAACGGATAATGACTCCGCCCGAACCAATCAACTGGTCATTCTGAAAAATGCGGACACGAAGATGTCGTTCCAACGCCTCGGTGAAGTCCTGATCTGTGATCAAACGGCGATTAATGGGCATGAGAGGTCTCCTTTGAATATGATATCTTTTATCATAAAGGCTAAGGTGTCGAACAAGCAAGAAAGAGAAAAAAGATAGAAGGGGGCTTTTGATGGACAAGCCGTGGTCATGGTCCTGGTTCTGGTTCGATGCTGCTGCACCGGAAGGATTCGAGGCTTTTACTTCGTCACATTGGCTGGCTGTACTAGGGCTTATTTTATGTGCTTTACTGCTTTGGCTGACTCGGGGCCTGATTCAGTCGCATAAGCTGTTAAGTGAGGGGATTCGCTGGCTCCTGGTTACCATACTCATTCTGTCAGAGGTAACTCTGAATATATGGTATGTGACGCAGCACATTTGGGATGCTCAGACATCATTGCCGCTGGAGCTGTGCAGTGTGACGCTGCTGCTGTCGATTCTGATGCTGATTTTCCGTAGCCGCTGGCTGTATCCGATCATACTTTTTGCCGGAATTGGAGGAGCGCTTCAAGCGGTACTCACGCCTAATTTGGCATACGTTTTTCCGCACTATCGTTTTATTCATTTTTTTGTGGCTCATAGTGCCATTATATGGGCTGCCTTGTACATGACATGGATCGAAGGACTGAAACCGACGTGGAAGGGCGTTGGGGGAGCAATGCTTTTCCTCAATGGCTTGGCGGCTGATCGTTTGGCTCGTAGATAATGTACTCGGAGCAAACTATATGTTTCTTGCCGGAAAGCCGTCAACACCGTCGATATTGGATGTTTTGGGACCATATCCGCTGTATATTTTGGCAGAAGAGGTCATTGCGCTCTTATTCTTTTCTCTTACGATGTTACTGTTCGAGGTGCTGCCTGGAGGCAGGCTATATGCCCGCTTTCGCAAAGGAGCTGTGCACAGAGCTGAACGTCTTGGGGAAGACCATAGCACAGAGAAAACACTGCGCTGAGGGATCAGTAATTTCCTCCTCATCCGCTCATAAGCTAATCTGACTCTTTATTCCAATATCCTGATTGCTGACGGTGAAGCAGTATGTGCTGCATTTCCGTCTGTAAGTCTGCATTTCACAAATTTGCGAAGTATGGTAGCATAGGCGAACCAGCAGGAGCATATAGCGAAGAGACGGGTAACGGAGGTGGAACCAATTGAGCTATAACGGTAATGACGGGACACAATCAACAGGATCTATAACTTTGACCGGAAAAATAAAGCCATGGGCGCTGAGCGGCCCCAGTATTCAAATAGATCCGTTGTTTCCCTATTACGCCAACCGTTCGCTGGACAGTATAGCCGATGAAATCGCCCTTGCAGGCTACCGGACCGTTCATTATTTTGTTGTGCGTGAAAATGAAGTAGATGGAGCGCTCGTTGCGGCCTTTCAACGCAGGGAAATCGCGGTATGGGCGATGGTGCTTGGCAATGGTTCCTTCGGTGTGTCACAGCTGCCGCCAGAGTGGAAGGGATGGCGCATGGAACTGCTGCGCGAACCGAATGACGGGTTTCAGCGGCTTTCGCATTTTGCACAGGAATACGTAGAGTGGAAAAAGAAAGCCGCTGCCCGGCTGGTCACCGACATTCCGTTTGACGGGTTCGAGGTGGCAGAGCCTTATTTTCCCGAATGGAACGGGCTGCGCAGTGGAGTGTACGGGGATATTGGCCCGCATGCCCGGCGGGCCTTCCGCGAGCGCAGCGGTGAGGACATTCCGGATTTCCGCGACAAGCATACGCGGAATTACTACCGGAAGGTCCCGGAGCTGTACGCGCAGTGGGTCGATCTGCGCGTGGACGCCGTGAACGCGCTGATCGGCGAGCTGGTGAACGGCGCAGGCGGCGTGCGTGATGTCCGGCCGGACATCTGCGTAGCGACGTGGTCGCTGGCCGTGAACGGGCGCGGCGATGTGCCCGGCCAGCTACGGGAATGGCAGGGGCTGGACGCAGTAGCGATGATCCGATGCGTAGCCCCGGATATGCATGTGCTCCAGACCCATTGGCCGGACTGGATGCGTCGTCGCCTGCCGCCGCATTATATTGGCGGCTACGCCCGCATAGCGCAGGGGATACGCGCCGCTTATCCGAATCTGCCCCTCGGGGTGCAGGCGGATATCGGTTCACTCGCGAGTATGGTTCGGGACCGCGAATGGACCCGGCAGTTCGGGGCTACCGCCCTGGAGGGCGGTTATGACGCCTGGACCGCCTACGAATACCATCTGGGCGGCTATATGTACGATGAGCCGCCCATCCCGCTTTGTGCGGAAAGATCGACCGCAGATGATGAGGTGGTCGTTTCTTTCAGCAAGCGGATTGCCACGCCGTCTGTGAATGAGCTGCGTGTCTGGAGCCGGGAGAGTGCGGCTGATGCCACGGGCGATCTGATTCGCACAGGCAGGAACGATTCACTGAGGCCATTAGAGCTTGTGGACGCAGCGGCAGACGGTAACCGTCTGCTGCTACGTATACGTAATTTGCCGCCGAGGGCGTTCAGTTTGAGACTTGAAGGGGTACAGGATACACCGAAGCTATGGCTGCTCAAGGGAAGGAAGGCACACCGCAATCTGCCGGAGCATGAAGTGCCAGTTCCTTAAAATTGGGGTAATAACAAGGTACGACATCTGTTCGAGAAATAAAATGTAGTGGAGTGAAAAGAGTATGTGGGATTGGGATTATCTGATTCGGGTCATGTTCGCCGGCTTGTGCGGCGCGTTAATCGGCTATGAACGCAAAAGTCGGATGAAGGAGGCGGGCATTCGCACGCATTTCATTGTCGGTATCGGCGCGTCGCTCATGATGGTGGTATCCAAATACGGTTTTCAGGATCAAACAGCACTTTTTTGATGCAATTAAAAATTTTAACCCAACGCATGTCATTTGTTGTTGGGATATGGGTAGAAGTACTTTTCGTACCAAGAGCTACAGCCAATACAAACAAAATCGTTTGGAAGCTCCACTTGAACTTCTGCCACAATTCGACTTAGTCAAAGAAGTAGTGGCTGAAATGGGTGTACCCAATATTGGCTTAGCAGGGTACGAAGCGGATGATTGTATTGGTACTATATCAAATAAGCTTCAGGAGGATTCTGAGGTGTTTATCTTAACCGGAGACCATGACATGCTTCAGTTGATTACTGAAAAGGTGAAATTAATAATTATGAATAAGGGAAGATCAAATTACACTGTGTATGATTTAGAGACACTTTTTATTGTAAGGCAATTAACTCCTTCACAGGTGATAGATTTAAAGGCGTTTATGGGAGATTCTAGTGATAATTACTCTGGGGTTAAAGGTATAGGTGAAAAGACTGCCCTTAAGCTGTTGAATGAGTATGGATCTGTTGAAGGCTGTCTCGAATGTTTTGAGATGCTTCCAGCAAGTATCGAGAAGTAAATTGAAGAAAACTTGGAAATGTTACATCTTTCAAGAGATCTGGCTAGAATTCGACTTGATGTGCCTATTGAATGTAATTTAAATGAATGTCTATGGGATCTACGTTATGAGGCTGCCTCAAGGAAATTTGAAGAATTGGAGTTTGGCGCTCTTGTAAATATACTCGGTAAGGTAGTGAATGGTTAGGTCAATTATTTTAACCAGAACATTGACTAATGCTGGGAAGTATCAAACCGACTTCATTGTTGGGCACGGCGTTGTTGGATAAAAGAGTGAGGAAGGCGATCCTAAACATACAAAGGTAGCTTAGGTTGATTTTGAATTATACAAAGACAACTCAGTAATTCAGGTAAATCTTTGTTACATGAAAGTTTTCTCTTGGATTTTGTGTGCATTTATCCTTATAAATCGTGGTATGTAAGACAACTTTCTTTACAGGCGCGAGTGGTCAGCATGTAATTAATTTCAGATACAGACCGCACATTCCGATACCTTGCTGAGCAGGGATTATTTCAAGAAGTTTTATCGGGATTCTTTTCATGTTGGGCCGTTCGAGGAGGTTCAAACATCACCTTTATATTGGGGCAACCACCACAGTTACAATAGAGGATTTTAGAGTGCTTCACAAGCCAGCTAGACACATTAGGCACTTAAGAAAAAAGTACTGTATCTGAAATTATTTCAACACAGAACTGATAAGGAAATCGCTGTGGTCTATAAAATCAGTTGGACTAATTTTATAGTTAAATGAGACTGATTATAGCATCTAAATGAGACAGTAAAAATCCCCGCGAACCCAGTAAGGACGGGAATAAAGGTTAATTAAATCCAAAATCATCTGTTAATGATGGATCTGAATTATCCTATTTTAAGGTGAAAAAGGACAGCCTGATTTTTATAACAAGAAGTAAGACAAACATTATCTAATAGGAAAATTACGTTTACTCGATTACAATAAAGTTTTGTTATACATATTTTTACCTACAGGACAAATTAATATCTAACCTAAACAGTCCCGATGAAAAATTCTTTATTTCGGGGCTGTTTGTACTTTATGGATAGCAGGTGAAACGGTAAGAATATAGGAAAAAAATAAAAAACATTTGAAAATTTAACAAGCTTAATCAAATTGAATTTTTACAGATTATTGGTGTATCACAAGGGACATTGAGTGAATTGGAAAAAAGATAAATACAAACTATCTTTAGAAACCGTAATTGCTCTGAAACTAAATTTCGGTGTTGATTTAGATTGGATGCTACTTGAAGAGGCGGTAGTTTCTAATAGCGGGCTATTTCGTGCAAATAGTAGATCTTGAATCCAATTTAATCTCAGGATTTCGAAAGTTAAACCTAGGGGACAAACAGGAAATTGGGATCATGAATTTGAAGTTAAAGCGGTACAGAAAATTAATTGAGCATAACTGTATTCTTGTATTGGGTCATTGAAATTACAACTAATATATAGTTGTATGGATGAGAGTAGTTGATTTTATGAAATTACTATTTTGCGAAAATATCAGGATGCTTTTAATTTGTATTCTGTGAATATGGATACTGCTTGTATGGGGAATCTGGGAAACTCACACCGATGAAGTTAATCAGTTTACTTTGGTGAATTTGCCAATCCCATTAGGCGATGCAAATATTGACTTCTGATCGCCATTGAAGGCTTTGAACAGGAGCATGATTTAATCCGGGGCAAAGGCTCGTTCCAGAAGGTCATAGAACAAATTGACCGCCTGCTCAAACTTCACCAAGAGGATGATTTCAAGGTAAGATAAATTATGCCAACAGGAAAACGGAGCACTACAGCAGTACGTTCGGCTGCTTTTTAACTAATGGACAGGAAATCAAGCAGCTTTTCAGTGCTCAAGCAGTATGCTCTATCTTAGCTTATTCTCTCTGCGATATCGACCAGGCGTTGCCCCGGTATGTTTTTGGAATATTTTCACGAAATGGGTCTGATCATAGAAACTCAGTCGCAAAGCAATGCTGTGAATAGAATCAGTTGTTAATAGCAGTAATTTTTTTGACTCTTCGACCTTTTCCATTTGAATAAAATTACTTATCGTGATGCCTGTCTCTTTTTTGAATTTTTGACTTAAGTAGTTTGGCTTTAGGTGGGTTAAATCCGCCAAAATAGTAAGATTCACATTTTGATAAATATGTTTGTTAATATATTCCTGACATAAGGATATAGCTTTGGAGAGGTGCTTCCGTTTTGCTTTAGACACTCGTTCTACAAAATCAACCAATGCATTAAAAGTTGCATATTCTACCGCTTTTATATCAGACAATTGCTCAATGTGTTGAATATGATGATCGCTTATCATGTATGCAATTTCTGTATATAATCCTCCCTCTACTGCAGCACGGCAAGCTAATGTAATCGTACAAATACTCAAATTTTTCATGTTTCGGAGTTGGCTGTACTTGGCTAACAGCCCTCCTTCTTCAAAATGAGATGCAGCTGAAAAAAAAGACATACTAAGCAATTTAGTTTTATCTCCATCTCTGATAATTTGAAGAACACGTTCCTCCAGGTCACACCCATCCTTATACTCAGATAGCTCACGTTGTTTGGATATAATTAAATCCACTTTATTTCTGATCGAATTATTATCATCCATAATAAGGAAATCGCTACTTATTACATCCGAAATGTCTAACCATACA carries:
- a CDS encoding helix-turn-helix domain-containing protein translates to MMNVAFHKLAFLSRLIYESIQLPVFYPASNTDNSINVESSDDVKNSMYFSHQIEIARLLMEQSIHTRIPSIHKTIFDESYITIPFSAEEQTVSTIIIGPVYSYPSSAEENKNSYHEPDLDDKFQQYVQQLSHVNNKRLYHICILAFYLLNGVWLDISDVISSDFLIMDDNNSIRNKVDLIISKQRELSEYKDGCDLEERVLQIIRDGDKTKLLSMSFFSAASHFEEGGLLAKYSQLRNMKNLSICTITLACRAAVEGGLYTEIAYMISDHHIQHIEQLSDIKAVEYATFNALVDFVERVSKAKRKHLSKAISLCQEYINKHIYQNVNLTILADLTHLKPNYLSQKFKKETGITISNFIQMEKVEESKKLLLLTTDSIHSIALRLSFYDQTHFVKIFQKHTGATPGRYRRENKLR
- a CDS encoding N-acyl-D-glucosamine 2-epimerase, whose amino-acid sequence is MSYNGNDGTQSTGSITLTGKIKPWALSGPSIQIDPLFPYYANRSLDSIADEIALAGYRTVHYFVVRENEVDGALVAAFQRREIAVWAMVLGNGSFGVSQLPPEWKGWRMELLREPNDGFQRLSHFAQEYVEWKKKAAARLVTDIPFDGFEVAEPYFPEWNGLRSGVYGDIGPHARRAFRERSGEDIPDFRDKHTRNYYRKVPELYAQWVDLRVDAVNALIGELVNGAGGVRDVRPDICVATWSLAVNGRGDVPGQLREWQGLDAVAMIRCVAPDMHVLQTHWPDWMRRRLPPHYIGGYARIAQGIRAAYPNLPLGVQADIGSLASMVRDREWTRQFGATALEGGYDAWTAYEYHLGGYMYDEPPIPLCAERSTADDEVVVSFSKRIATPSVNELRVWSRESAADATGDLIRTGRNDSLRPLELVDAAADGNRLLLRIRNLPPRAFSLRLEGVQDTPKLWLLKGRKAHRNLPEHEVPVP
- a CDS encoding 5'-3' exonuclease; this encodes MKNFNPTHVICCWDMGRSTFRTKSYSQYKQNRLEAPLELLPQFDLVKEVVAEMGVPNIGLAGYEADDCIGTISNKLQEDSEVFILTGDHDMLQLITEKVKLIIMNKGRSNYTVYDLETLFIVRQLTPSQVIDLKAFMGDSSDNYSGVKGIGEKTALKLLNEYGSVEGCLECFEMLPASIEK